From Nicotiana tabacum cultivar K326 chromosome 22, ASM71507v2, whole genome shotgun sequence, one genomic window encodes:
- the LOC107783404 gene encoding small ribosomal subunit protein eS7: MYTSKQKIHKDKDAEPTEFEESVAQALFDLENTNQELKSELKDLYINSAAQIDVSGNRKAVVIHVPYRLRKAFRKVHVRLVRELEKKFSGKDVIFIATRRIARPPKRGSAAQRPRSRTLTSVHDAILEDLVVPAEIVGKRTRYRIDGSKIMKVFLDPKERNNTEYKLETFSAVYRKLSGKDVVFEYPITEA; encoded by the exons ATGTACACGTCAAAGCAAAAGATTCACAAAGATAAAGATGCTGAACCTACTGAGTTTGAGGAGTCTGTTGCCCAG GCTTTGTTTGATCTGGAAAACACCAACCAAGAGCTGAAAAGTGAATTGAAGGACCTATACATCAATTCAGCAGC TCAAATTGATGTGTCAGGAAACAGGAAAGCTGTTGTTATCCATGTGCCCTACAGACTGAGGAAAGCTTTCCGCAAGGTTCATGTTCGCCTTGTTAGGGAGTTGGAGAAGAAATTCAGTGGCAAG GATGTAATTTTTATCGCCACTCGGAGGATAGCTAGACCTCCCAAGAGAGGTTCAGCTGCTCAACGACCCCGCAGCAGAACTCTTACTTCTGTTCATGATGCCATATTGGAGGACTTGGTTGTTCCTGCTGAGATAGTTGGGAAGCGTACTAGGTATCGCATTGATGGCTCCAAGATAATGAAG GTGTTCTTGGACCCCAAGGAACgcaacaacactgagtacaagTTGGAGACCTTTTCAGCTGTTTACAGAAAGCTTTCGGGCAAAGATGTTGTGTTTGAGTACCCCATCACTGAGGCTTAA